A portion of the Acidobacteriota bacterium genome contains these proteins:
- the rimO gene encoding 30S ribosomal protein S12 methylthiotransferase RimO — MKIGFVSLGCPKNLVDGEVMLGMAKHAGHELTADASTAEVIVVNTCAFIDNAKEESVNAILEMAQFKRDGSCKKLIVTGCLAERYREQLQAEIPEIDVCLGTGEVPEIVGAIAGTVTPMTLFRSRADLAPSTRAHQHHSTPAPHPGAHITYLYGSDTPRVLTTPSHFAYVKIAEGCDYTCAFCIIPTLRGKYRSREVDAVVREAEQLASQGVKELLLISQDTTFFGIDRGERGALATLLRRLNDVDGLEWIRLLYLYPTTITDDVLLAMAECPKVCKYIDLPLQHASADVLRRMRRPGNRATYDKLLTRIRRLVPGVTLRTTFIVGFPGETEDDFAQLMDFVRDTEFDHVGVFTYSHEEGTRAHEFEDDVPAKVKQARRGAVMKLQKQIVARRLKARKGDAVRVMVDGPSPESDLVVLGRLEGQAPDIDAMVYFDQCDPTTLVRGTVVDATISGSRGYDLVVVPN, encoded by the coding sequence ATGAAAATTGGTTTCGTTTCGCTGGGTTGTCCGAAGAACCTCGTGGACGGCGAGGTCATGCTCGGCATGGCGAAACACGCCGGACATGAGCTGACCGCCGACGCCTCCACCGCCGAGGTCATCGTCGTCAACACCTGTGCCTTCATCGACAACGCGAAGGAAGAGTCGGTCAACGCGATCCTCGAGATGGCGCAATTCAAGCGCGACGGGTCGTGCAAGAAACTGATCGTGACCGGCTGCCTGGCTGAGCGATATCGCGAGCAGCTCCAGGCCGAGATTCCAGAAATTGATGTGTGCCTGGGTACAGGCGAAGTGCCCGAGATCGTCGGTGCCATTGCGGGCACGGTGACGCCGATGACCCTGTTCCGCTCGAGGGCCGATCTAGCACCCAGCACTAGAGCACATCAGCACCACAGCACCCCAGCACCCCATCCAGGCGCCCATATCACCTACCTCTACGGCAGCGACACGCCGCGGGTGCTCACCACGCCTTCGCACTTCGCCTACGTGAAGATCGCCGAAGGTTGCGACTACACCTGCGCGTTCTGCATCATTCCAACGCTGCGAGGTAAGTACCGCAGTCGCGAAGTGGACGCGGTGGTGCGCGAGGCGGAACAGCTCGCGTCGCAGGGCGTGAAGGAACTCCTGCTGATTTCACAGGACACCACGTTTTTCGGTATCGACCGTGGGGAACGAGGCGCGTTGGCCACACTGCTCCGTCGTCTGAATGACGTGGACGGGCTCGAGTGGATCCGCCTGTTGTATCTCTATCCGACGACGATTACAGACGACGTGCTGCTGGCGATGGCGGAGTGCCCGAAGGTCTGCAAGTACATCGACCTGCCGCTGCAACATGCGTCGGCGGATGTGTTGCGGCGGATGCGGCGTCCGGGTAATCGCGCGACCTACGACAAGCTGCTGACGCGGATTCGCCGCCTGGTGCCGGGAGTAACTCTGCGCACCACCTTCATCGTGGGATTCCCCGGCGAGACCGAAGATGACTTCGCGCAACTGATGGACTTTGTGCGCGACACGGAATTCGACCACGTGGGTGTGTTTACGTACTCGCACGAGGAAGGCACTCGCGCGCACGAGTTCGAAGACGATGTGCCGGCGAAGGTGAAGCAGGCCCGCCGCGGCGCGGTGATGAAGCTGCAGAAGCAGATCGTGGCCAGGCGCCTGAAGGCCCGCAAGGGCGACGCCGTGCGCGTCATGGTGGACGGCCCGTCACCCGAGTCTGACCTGGTGGTACTGGGCCGGCTCGAAGGCCAGGCGCCCGACATCGACGCCATGGTGTATTTCGACCAGTGCGACCCCACCACGCTGGTGCGAGGCACGGTCGTAGACGCCACCATCTCTGGCTCCCGCGGGTATGATTTGGTCGTCGTCCCAAATTAG
- the nusA gene encoding transcription termination/antitermination protein NusA: MATELQQMIDMVAKDKGIDPTIVVSAIEDAYLAAARKVFKEDDDLRSRFNMETGQVELYAVRQIVETVVDPAKEILLSEAQELYGEEAETGMEIEFPKETAKLGRIAAQTAKQVIAQRVREAEREKIHNEFSQRVGEVVNAMVKRFESGDLIVEIGRIEAQIPRREQSRAENYAIGDRVRAVIKAVTLNAKGPQVVLSRTDPALLVKLFEQEVPEIYDGTVMIRGCVREAGDRAKVAVFSRERDVDPVGACVGMRGTRVQAIIRELRGEKIDIVEWSEDQVDFVTKALSPARVQRVTIIDDEARVMEVLVEDRQLSLAIGKKGQNVRLAAKLTGWKIDIKSDEDKKKEVELTMAGLEFGEATESAAPLVLPDIHVEVISALTAGGFTTVEQVRAASTEALLALPGFDAETVAAVQAAANSSL, translated from the coding sequence ATGGCGACTGAACTGCAGCAAATGATTGACATGGTGGCGAAGGACAAGGGCATTGACCCGACCATCGTCGTGAGCGCGATCGAGGACGCGTACCTGGCGGCCGCGCGCAAGGTGTTCAAGGAAGACGACGACCTCCGGTCGCGGTTCAACATGGAAACCGGGCAGGTGGAACTCTACGCCGTCCGGCAGATCGTCGAGACCGTGGTGGACCCCGCCAAGGAGATCCTGCTCAGCGAGGCGCAGGAGCTGTACGGCGAAGAAGCCGAGACGGGGATGGAAATCGAGTTCCCGAAAGAAACGGCCAAGCTCGGCCGCATTGCTGCGCAGACGGCCAAGCAGGTCATTGCCCAGCGCGTGCGTGAAGCCGAGCGCGAGAAGATTCACAACGAGTTCAGCCAGCGCGTGGGCGAAGTGGTCAACGCCATGGTCAAGCGCTTCGAGAGCGGCGACCTGATCGTGGAAATTGGCCGAATCGAAGCGCAGATTCCGCGCCGCGAACAGTCGCGCGCCGAAAACTACGCCATTGGCGACCGTGTGCGCGCCGTCATCAAGGCCGTCACGCTCAACGCCAAGGGGCCGCAGGTGGTGCTCTCGCGCACCGACCCGGCGCTGCTCGTCAAACTGTTCGAGCAGGAAGTGCCGGAGATTTACGACGGCACGGTCATGATTCGCGGCTGCGTGCGCGAAGCCGGTGACCGCGCGAAGGTCGCGGTCTTCTCGCGCGAGCGCGATGTGGACCCGGTGGGCGCGTGCGTCGGCATGCGCGGCACCCGCGTGCAGGCCATCATCCGCGAACTGCGCGGAGAAAAAATCGACATCGTCGAATGGTCGGAAGATCAGGTGGACTTTGTCACCAAGGCGCTCAGTCCGGCCCGCGTGCAGCGCGTGACGATCATCGATGACGAAGCGCGCGTGATGGAAGTGCTGGTCGAAGATCGGCAGCTGTCGCTCGCCATCGGCAAGAAGGGCCAGAACGTGCGCCTGGCGGCCAAGCTCACTGGCTGGAAGATCGACATCAAGAGCGACGAAGACAAGAAGAAAGAAGTTGAGCTGACGATGGCTGGGCTGGAGTTTGGCGAAGCCACGGAAAGCGCGGCGCCGCTCGTGTTGCCCGACATCCACGTGGAAGTCATCAGCGCCCTGACGGCGGGTGGTTTCACGACGGTGGAGCAGGTGCGCGCGGCCAGCACCGAGGCACTCCTGGCACTCCCCGGCTTCGACGCCGAGACGGTTGCAGCCGTTCAGGCCGCCGCCAATTCTAGTTTGTAG
- the asnS gene encoding asparagine--tRNA ligase → MHVYIEDIAKHVGTPVTLKGWLAGKRSSGKIHFLQVRDGSGFIQAVMSKAAVGDEIFATADHLSQESAIIVHGTPRADSRAPSGFEIEATGLEVVGASHEFPITPKEHGVDFLMDRRHLWIRSQRQQAILRVRHEVIDAVRDYFNSRGFILADGPIFTPSACEGTTTLFPVQYFDDTTAYLTQSGQLYNEANAMALGRTYCFGPTFRAEKSKTRRHLTEFWMVEPEVAYADLNDVITLAEGLVTHVIGRVLDRRERELKVLERDTAKLSRITAPFARITYDEAVTVLKSKGLPFEWGGDFGSPDETALSEHFDGPVAVTGYPSEIKAFYFKPMDGRPEVSMSVDVLAPEGYGEIIGGGQRLEDLDLLLQRIKEHNLPQEAFEWYLDLRRFGSVPHGGFGMGIERVVSWICGLDHLREAIPYPRMLYRIYP, encoded by the coding sequence ATGCACGTCTACATAGAAGACATTGCCAAGCACGTCGGGACCCCGGTCACGCTCAAGGGCTGGTTGGCCGGCAAACGCTCAAGCGGCAAGATCCACTTCCTGCAGGTCAGAGACGGGTCGGGCTTTATTCAGGCCGTGATGTCCAAAGCCGCGGTGGGCGACGAGATCTTCGCCACGGCCGACCACCTCTCACAGGAGTCCGCGATCATCGTGCACGGTACGCCACGCGCGGATTCGCGAGCACCCAGCGGGTTCGAGATCGAGGCCACGGGCCTTGAGGTCGTCGGCGCGTCACACGAATTCCCGATCACGCCCAAGGAACACGGCGTGGACTTCCTGATGGACCGGCGCCACCTGTGGATTCGCTCCCAGCGGCAGCAGGCCATTCTTCGTGTGCGCCACGAAGTGATCGACGCCGTGCGCGACTATTTCAACAGCCGGGGCTTCATCCTGGCCGACGGCCCCATCTTCACGCCGTCCGCGTGTGAAGGTACGACCACGCTGTTTCCGGTTCAGTACTTTGACGACACGACGGCGTATCTGACGCAGAGCGGCCAGCTCTACAACGAAGCGAACGCGATGGCGCTGGGACGCACCTATTGTTTTGGCCCGACGTTCCGCGCGGAGAAATCAAAAACGCGCCGCCATCTCACCGAGTTCTGGATGGTGGAACCTGAGGTGGCGTATGCCGACCTCAACGATGTCATCACGCTCGCCGAGGGCCTGGTCACGCATGTCATCGGCCGCGTGCTCGACCGCCGGGAGCGTGAACTCAAAGTCCTCGAGCGCGATACCGCGAAGCTCTCTCGCATCACCGCGCCGTTCGCGCGCATCACGTATGACGAAGCCGTCACGGTGCTCAAGAGCAAAGGCCTGCCGTTTGAGTGGGGCGGCGACTTCGGCAGCCCGGATGAAACTGCGCTGTCGGAACACTTCGACGGCCCCGTGGCCGTCACAGGCTACCCGAGCGAAATCAAGGCCTTCTACTTCAAGCCGATGGACGGGCGCCCCGAAGTATCGATGTCCGTAGACGTGCTGGCGCCGGAGGGCTACGGCGAGATCATCGGTGGCGGCCAGCGCCTGGAGGACCTCGACCTCCTGCTGCAGCGCATCAAGGAGCACAACCTCCCGCAGGAGGCGTTCGAGTGGTACCTCGATCTGCGCCGCTTCGGCAGCGTGCCCCACGGCGGGTTCGGCATGGGCATCGAGCGCGTGGTGTCGTGGATCTGCGGTCTCGACCACCTGCGCGAAGCGATTCCGTATCCCCGTATGCTCTACAGAATTTACCCATAA
- a CDS encoding SGNH/GDSL hydrolase family protein, with amino-acid sequence MRLFPLRPGTGRLALAGAALMLVSAGCDMLSKPTEPGPIVTGGVSYTALGASDAIGYGSSSPCIPFSACPDGAGYVQIVARRLRATNPSLAFLNLGVPGAVLSREIMTIGNSLGRGIPANMIDGQLPFVPNGSTIVTVFSDANGVNAIGAALKPLAPGARAAYGNTQIQNFARDFSGFISGISGRAAGATIIVLNLPNLARLPYAAGYTEEERGYLRTLSAGFTAGMNATRSAKVRVVDLMCHAQVYQPAFYSSDGFHPSDFGYSVMADLVSAAIAAPPSPPATTCSFM; translated from the coding sequence ATGCGACTTTTCCCCCTTCGGCCCGGGACCGGGCGATTGGCGCTGGCCGGAGCCGCCCTGATGCTGGTCTCGGCCGGCTGCGACATGCTCTCCAAGCCGACCGAACCCGGCCCGATAGTGACCGGCGGCGTCAGTTACACCGCCCTGGGAGCGAGTGACGCCATCGGCTACGGCAGCAGCTCGCCCTGCATCCCGTTTTCAGCCTGTCCGGACGGGGCCGGCTACGTCCAGATCGTCGCGCGCCGCCTGCGGGCGACAAACCCCAGTCTGGCGTTCCTGAACCTCGGGGTGCCCGGTGCCGTGCTGAGCCGCGAAATCATGACCATCGGCAACAGCCTGGGCCGTGGGATTCCGGCAAACATGATTGACGGCCAACTGCCCTTTGTGCCGAACGGGTCCACGATTGTGACCGTGTTTTCCGACGCCAATGGCGTCAACGCCATCGGTGCCGCCCTCAAACCTCTGGCCCCGGGCGCGCGCGCGGCCTATGGCAACACCCAGATCCAGAATTTTGCCCGCGATTTTTCGGGGTTCATCTCCGGGATTTCGGGACGTGCCGCCGGCGCCACCATCATCGTCCTGAACCTGCCCAACCTGGCCCGCCTGCCCTACGCTGCGGGTTACACCGAAGAGGAACGCGGTTACCTGCGGACCCTCTCGGCAGGATTTACGGCCGGCATGAACGCCACCCGCTCGGCCAAGGTCCGCGTCGTGGACCTCATGTGCCACGCCCAGGTCTATCAGCCGGCGTTTTATTCAAGCGACGGCTTCCACCCCAGTGACTTCGGCTATTCGGTGATGGCCGACCTGGTGTCGGCCGCCATCGCCGCCCCACCCTCCCCGCCCGCCACCACCTGCTCGTTCATGTAG
- a CDS encoding trypsin-like peptidase domain-containing protein: protein MSNRKATFFYGLLIALASVVAGMVIAARFDFTPASFAGTINVPETNSAPLDGPIDAATFRNIAHDQNPVVVSIRTTTPRRMRTAPGQGGGLLEEFLQRQPRGRQQELPDAQGAGSGFIIDKTGFILTNNHVVEDATGIEVFLFGMDVAQTGTGLKAKVVGRDKLTDSALLQITDMPKTPLSEAKFGDSQQIQPGDWVMAIGNPFGFSNTVTVGVVSAVGRTDTQLRPVRGRDLEMIQTDAAINRGNSGGPLLNVRGEVVGINTAIISDDAGGNIGIGFAVPINTVKEILPGLRNGKVVRGRIGVEVFPGMMSEADAKEFGLAKPGGAIIVDLTKGGPADSAGMKADDIVVAFGGKPVTRSEDLIAMVTRTMPGTSVPVKVMRGGKELTLNVKVEELDLATEAGETEVVEEAAPDAPIETGIGVSIEPITPEISRRLRVPDGRGGAVVAEVSPRSAALGVLAPGDVILAINGAAVSTPADVTTRLSRATVGTLIRVLVWRGGQEQVAVVRKR, encoded by the coding sequence ATGTCAAATCGCAAGGCGACCTTTTTTTACGGGCTCCTGATTGCTTTGGCGTCGGTTGTGGCCGGCATGGTGATCGCGGCGCGCTTCGATTTCACGCCGGCCTCGTTCGCCGGCACCATCAACGTGCCCGAGACCAACAGCGCACCGCTTGATGGTCCCATCGACGCCGCCACGTTCCGCAATATCGCGCACGACCAGAACCCGGTGGTCGTGAGCATCCGCACCACCACACCGCGCCGCATGCGCACGGCGCCTGGTCAGGGTGGCGGCCTGCTCGAAGAATTCCTGCAGCGGCAGCCCCGCGGGCGCCAGCAGGAACTGCCCGACGCCCAGGGCGCCGGCAGCGGGTTCATCATCGACAAGACGGGCTTCATCCTCACCAACAACCACGTCGTCGAAGACGCCACGGGCATCGAAGTGTTCCTGTTCGGCATGGACGTGGCGCAAACCGGCACCGGACTGAAGGCCAAGGTGGTCGGCCGCGACAAGTTGACCGACAGTGCCCTGCTGCAGATCACGGACATGCCGAAGACGCCCCTGTCCGAGGCCAAGTTTGGTGACTCGCAGCAGATTCAGCCCGGCGATTGGGTGATGGCCATTGGCAACCCCTTCGGCTTCTCGAACACGGTGACGGTGGGCGTGGTGAGCGCGGTCGGTCGCACCGACACGCAGTTGCGTCCCGTGCGCGGCCGCGACCTCGAGATGATTCAGACCGACGCCGCGATCAACCGTGGCAACTCGGGTGGCCCGCTCTTGAACGTCCGCGGTGAAGTGGTGGGTATCAACACTGCCATCATTTCAGACGATGCCGGCGGCAACATCGGCATCGGCTTCGCGGTTCCGATCAACACCGTGAAAGAGATTCTGCCGGGTCTGCGCAACGGGAAAGTCGTGCGCGGCCGGATTGGCGTTGAGGTGTTCCCCGGCATGATGAGTGAGGCGGACGCCAAGGAGTTCGGCCTCGCCAAACCTGGCGGCGCGATCATCGTGGACCTGACCAAAGGCGGTCCTGCGGATAGCGCTGGCATGAAGGCGGACGACATCGTGGTGGCGTTCGGTGGCAAGCCCGTCACCCGCAGCGAAGACCTGATCGCCATGGTCACGCGCACCATGCCTGGCACATCCGTGCCGGTAAAGGTCATGCGAGGCGGCAAGGAACTGACGCTCAACGTGAAGGTCGAGGAACTCGATCTGGCGACCGAGGCCGGCGAAACCGAAGTGGTTGAAGAGGCGGCGCCTGATGCGCCGATTGAGACCGGCATTGGCGTCTCGATCGAGCCCATCACTCCTGAAATCTCGCGCCGTTTGCGGGTGCCCGATGGCCGTGGAGGCGCAGTGGTCGCCGAGGTATCGCCGCGCAGCGCAGCTCTTGGTGTGCTGGCGCCCGGTGATGTGATTCTCGCGATTAACGGCGCGGCCGTTTCGACACCCGCCGACGTGACCACCCGGCTCTCGCGTGCCACGGTCGGCACGCTCATCCGCGTGCTCGTGTGGCGCGGTGGCCAGGAACAGGTCGCGGTCGTCCGCAAGCGGTAA
- a CDS encoding phosphotransferase — protein MASPALPAPVQIYLDRSKQSSARVVPLTGDASDRRYFRVLPPGGQSFVLAVSAGPFDYKTLPFVNVSELFGAMPVPVPKILGEAADHGVLALEDLGDVTLQAHVGAAPALAHAALYRQAVGLIEVMQRRGRELQDPKYIPYGIAFDEDKLTWETDFFIKHFLEGYRGVVFAPGDRDALRVELLALVQSLAAEPRVLCHRDYHSRNLMLSGGQLWIIDFQDARMGPDTYDLVSLLRDSYVDISDKDVDDLLAYFLALAGRPGEAEDFRRRFDEMALQRNLKALGTFGYQTTARGNTVYIQYIPRTLRYARQQLHKYPRFAALRELLARYVEEFR, from the coding sequence GTGGCATCTCCCGCTCTTCCCGCTCCTGTACAGATCTATTTGGACCGTTCGAAACAGTCGTCCGCGCGCGTGGTGCCGCTGACCGGTGATGCGTCAGATCGGCGGTACTTCCGTGTGTTGCCGCCGGGAGGACAGTCGTTTGTGCTTGCGGTCAGTGCCGGGCCATTCGACTACAAGACGTTGCCCTTCGTGAACGTGTCCGAGCTGTTTGGCGCCATGCCGGTGCCGGTGCCGAAGATCCTGGGGGAGGCCGCAGACCACGGTGTGCTGGCGCTTGAGGATCTGGGCGATGTGACGCTGCAGGCGCATGTGGGCGCCGCGCCCGCCCTGGCCCATGCGGCACTCTACCGCCAGGCCGTCGGCCTGATTGAAGTGATGCAACGGCGCGGTCGGGAATTGCAGGACCCGAAGTACATCCCCTACGGCATTGCCTTTGACGAGGACAAGCTCACGTGGGAAACGGACTTCTTCATCAAGCACTTCCTGGAAGGCTATCGCGGCGTGGTGTTCGCGCCCGGTGACCGCGATGCCCTGCGGGTGGAGTTGCTCGCCCTCGTGCAGTCGCTGGCCGCCGAACCCCGGGTGCTGTGCCACCGCGACTATCACAGCCGGAACCTGATGCTCTCTGGCGGTCAGTTGTGGATTATCGATTTCCAGGACGCGCGCATGGGACCGGATACCTACGACCTCGTGTCGCTGTTGCGCGACTCGTACGTGGACATCTCGGACAAGGACGTGGACGACCTGCTCGCGTACTTCCTGGCTCTGGCCGGGCGCCCCGGCGAAGCGGAAGACTTCCGCCGCCGGTTCGACGAGATGGCCCTGCAGCGCAACCTCAAGGCGCTCGGCACCTTCGGCTACCAGACCACCGCCCGTGGGAACACGGTCTACATCCAATACATCCCCCGGACGTTGCGTTACGCCCGCCAGCAATTGCACAAATACCCGCGGTTCGCCGCCCTGCGGGAGTTACTCGCCCGCTACGTCGAGGAATTCCGGTAG
- a CDS encoding NTP transferase domain-containing protein, with translation MLPTVVLTAGLGTRLDPITRYVAKPAVPMAGKTLIERVLEWLHREGINDVVLNLHHLPESITSVVGDGGALGVRVRYSWEPVILGSAGGPKQALTLWPGLTGPCLIVNGDTLTDVPLTPLIEAHRASGARVTMAVVPNTRPDHYNGIRVDANLRVTDFVAKGHTDQTWHFVGVQIVNADVFDTLPAGAPAETVAGVYRDLVRTEPGAVHVWTVEAPFLDVGTAADYIAAVLHTAGTETFVVEGTSVVDSSAVLTRCVVWDGATVGPGATLTDCVVLTGAHVPAGTVAARRVFEGV, from the coding sequence ATGCTTCCAACGGTCGTACTCACCGCCGGTTTAGGAACGCGCCTTGATCCGATCACGCGCTACGTGGCGAAGCCGGCCGTGCCGATGGCGGGGAAGACGCTGATCGAGCGAGTGCTCGAGTGGCTGCACCGCGAAGGGATCAATGACGTCGTGCTGAATCTGCACCACTTGCCAGAGAGCATCACGTCGGTTGTTGGTGATGGCGGCGCGCTTGGGGTGCGGGTGCGGTATTCCTGGGAGCCGGTGATTCTCGGATCTGCGGGTGGACCGAAGCAGGCGCTGACTTTGTGGCCTGGCCTGACGGGCCCGTGCCTGATTGTCAACGGCGACACCCTGACGGATGTGCCGCTGACGCCGCTGATCGAGGCCCATCGCGCGTCTGGCGCTCGCGTCACCATGGCCGTCGTGCCCAACACGCGCCCTGACCACTACAACGGTATTCGCGTGGATGCGAATCTTCGCGTGACGGACTTCGTGGCGAAGGGGCACACCGATCAGACGTGGCACTTCGTCGGCGTGCAGATCGTGAATGCGGATGTGTTCGACACCCTCCCGGCTGGAGCCCCTGCCGAGACCGTGGCCGGCGTGTATCGCGATCTGGTGCGCACTGAGCCGGGCGCCGTTCACGTGTGGACGGTGGAGGCGCCGTTCCTGGACGTCGGCACTGCGGCCGACTACATTGCGGCCGTACTCCACACAGCCGGTACGGAGACGTTCGTCGTCGAAGGCACGAGCGTTGTGGATTCGTCAGCCGTACTGACTCGTTGCGTTGTGTGGGACGGGGCGACAGTCGGCCCCGGCGCGACGCTCACCGACTGTGTCGTCCTCACCGGTGCGCACGTGCCTGCCGGCACCGTGGCGGCCCGCAGAGTGTTCGAGGGAGTGTAG
- a CDS encoding ribosome maturation factor RimP: MSREAAVERVREAAVRVTASHGLELFDLQFRRESIGWVLRVMVDRPWQESDGPDRPDQAVGIGDCQRVSHDLGTLLDVEDDLGAALGQAYTLEVSSPGLDRPLRHEADYRRFTGRLAKIVTSEPVEGQTSFAGRLSGFDEGHILLTEGRRVHRVPLGGVRRARLEVEF; encoded by the coding sequence ATGTCGCGCGAAGCCGCTGTTGAACGGGTACGTGAAGCGGCGGTCCGCGTGACCGCGAGTCATGGGTTGGAGCTGTTTGACCTGCAGTTCCGGCGCGAATCGATCGGTTGGGTCCTGCGGGTGATGGTGGATCGCCCGTGGCAGGAATCGGACGGCCCGGACCGGCCGGATCAGGCAGTGGGCATTGGCGACTGCCAGCGCGTGAGCCACGACCTGGGAACGTTGCTCGACGTGGAAGATGATTTGGGTGCGGCGCTTGGACAGGCCTACACCCTTGAGGTGTCCTCACCCGGCCTCGATCGGCCGCTGCGTCACGAAGCCGACTATCGTCGGTTCACGGGGCGTCTGGCCAAGATCGTGACGTCTGAGCCGGTGGAGGGACAGACAAGTTTCGCGGGCCGGCTGTCTGGCTTCGACGAGGGGCACATCCTCCTCACCGAAGGCCGGCGGGTCCATCGAGTGCCGCTTGGCGGGGTTCGCCGGGCGCGCCTGGAAGTTGAGTTCTGA